Proteins encoded within one genomic window of Flavobacterium gilvum:
- a CDS encoding universal stress protein codes for MKKILFPTDFSAVSKNAFIYALKLADAIGAEIITLHVYELDSPAYLDVSIYLEDIYQYEELSDFENYKDEVPVLRKIAEDNNLGHIKISNVLIQGYLVKEVVKLSQKENIDFIVIGTKGVTHLREVFLGTVAAKIMNECNVTVLAIPEKCSYMPIERILFSTRYNMSDIEPLKKVTNLANVFHSHVDCLNIKPPHTVYNDDFVVDFQNVFKDTDIAFHSVLASDIEGVILDFIEKNKINMVAIHERHRGFFEKLFQVSLSKKLSFHINIPILSVH; via the coding sequence ATGAAAAAGATATTGTTTCCAACGGATTTTTCAGCAGTTTCAAAAAACGCTTTTATTTATGCTTTAAAACTAGCGGATGCCATTGGAGCCGAAATTATTACATTGCACGTTTATGAATTGGATTCACCAGCCTATTTGGATGTTTCAATCTATTTGGAAGATATTTATCAATATGAAGAGCTTAGTGATTTTGAAAATTATAAAGATGAGGTTCCAGTTTTGCGAAAAATTGCCGAAGACAATAATCTCGGGCATATAAAAATAAGTAATGTTCTCATACAAGGCTATTTGGTGAAAGAGGTAGTCAAACTTTCCCAAAAGGAAAACATAGATTTCATAGTTATAGGAACCAAAGGAGTGACCCACTTGCGGGAAGTTTTTTTGGGGACAGTGGCGGCAAAAATAATGAATGAATGCAACGTCACCGTTTTGGCAATCCCAGAAAAATGCAGTTATATGCCTATCGAAAGAATTTTGTTCAGCACAAGATATAACATGAGTGATATCGAACCTTTAAAAAAAGTGACAAATCTGGCCAATGTGTTTCATTCGCATGTTGATTGTTTAAATATAAAACCGCCTCATACTGTTTATAATGACGATTTTGTGGTCGATTTTCAGAATGTTTTCAAAGATACCGATATTGCGTTTCATTCCGTTTTGGCAAGCGATATAGAAGGCGTTATTTTGGATTTTATCGAAAAAAATAAAATAAATATGGTAGCGATTCATGAGCGACACAGAGGGTTTTTTGAAAAACTCTTTCAAGTAAGCCTCTCCAAAAAGTTGTCATTTCATATCAATATCCCAATTTTATCCGTTCATTAG
- a CDS encoding PG0870-related protein: MENLRYNLDKSSKKFICPKCNHRTFVLYVDIETGNYLPDAFGWCDRATNCHYHNAPPNGKKAFCIPFLSLKSISEKAYKLTDSNGIISIIPKSQILEQAKNNCWITEWFLKNSIILYLSNESKYFITDEIGFINVVTPTEQPPKLPPSFHSLQQLDEMYIKNAQIDNLTEFLLTKFSKEEVFTVMQKFFITGTNHFWKNATAFFQIDDKVEKTVKLTTSFQYKLTTSSRAN; encoded by the coding sequence ATGGAAAATTTAAGATACAACCTCGATAAAAGCAGTAAAAAATTTATTTGTCCTAAATGTAACCATCGAACTTTTGTTTTGTATGTGGACATCGAAACTGGCAACTATTTACCTGATGCTTTTGGATGGTGCGACCGCGCAACAAACTGTCACTATCACAATGCACCTCCAAATGGCAAAAAGGCTTTTTGCATTCCTTTCTTGTCCTTAAAAAGTATTTCAGAAAAGGCATATAAATTGACCGATTCAAATGGTATTATTTCAATAATTCCAAAATCGCAAATACTGGAGCAAGCGAAAAATAATTGTTGGATTACAGAATGGTTTTTAAAAAACAGTATAATTCTATATCTATCAAACGAAAGCAAATATTTTATTACTGATGAAATTGGTTTTATAAATGTAGTCACACCGACAGAACAACCTCCAAAACTTCCTCCTAGTTTTCACAGTTTGCAACAATTGGACGAAATGTATATTAAAAATGCACAGATCGATAATTTAACCGAGTTCCTCCTAACTAAATTTTCTAAAGAAGAAGTTTTTACAGTAATGCAAAAATTCTTCATCACCGGAACTAATCATTTTTGGAAAAATGCAACGGCTTTTTTTCAAATTGATGATAAAGTGGAAAAAACGGTCAAATTGACCACCTCTTTCCAGTATAAATTGACCACCAGTTCCAGAGCAAACTGA
- the istA gene encoding IS21 family transposase: protein MANKITDMSKIRKVIKFYCDGKSKLFISSYLSLSRNTVKKYISLFEVLGLNFEFIDKKTDAELELLFSQTTVESISPKLQTLHNYFPKMERELKKVGVTIQHMWEQYAAINPDGYRSSQFAHYYKVWSKQVNPVMHMNHKSGDKMYVDYAGKTLSIIDSDTGEIKEVQFFVAILGASQYTYAEASMSQQKEDFVTSVENAMRFFEGTPAAIVPDNLKSAVIKSSRFEPTINETLADLAEHYETTILPTRAYKPRDKSLVEGAVKILYRRIYVTLKETKFFSLEELNQQIWDLLDIHNNRKLTGRPYSRKELFVEDEKQKLRPLPQERFEIKYQSFATVMQNGHVQLSQDKNYYSVPYQYVKKKTKLLYTRSTVEIYYKYNRIAVHQRNYKPYVYTTTPEHLASSHQFVAQWSAARFIDWAGSIDESVGEYIMQIIESRNHPEQAYKSCLGILNFEKKVGKQRLINACKRALDFRIYNFKTIQNILENNLDRIDLEQEPEHELPNHGNIRGKQYYN, encoded by the coding sequence ATGGCAAACAAAATAACAGACATGAGTAAAATTAGAAAAGTAATTAAATTCTATTGTGATGGAAAAAGTAAGTTATTTATAAGTAGCTACTTATCCCTTTCTAGGAATACGGTAAAGAAGTATATTTCTTTATTTGAAGTTCTCGGATTAAACTTTGAATTTATTGATAAAAAAACAGATGCTGAACTAGAACTTTTGTTTTCACAGACTACTGTGGAATCAATTAGTCCCAAATTACAAACACTCCATAATTATTTTCCTAAAATGGAGCGTGAGCTAAAAAAAGTTGGCGTTACCATACAACATATGTGGGAACAATATGCTGCCATAAACCCTGATGGTTACAGGAGTTCTCAATTTGCTCATTATTACAAAGTATGGAGTAAACAAGTCAATCCAGTGATGCATATGAATCATAAATCCGGTGATAAAATGTATGTTGATTATGCTGGAAAAACACTATCCATTATTGATAGCGACACTGGAGAAATCAAAGAAGTACAATTCTTTGTGGCTATATTAGGGGCTAGTCAATACACCTATGCTGAAGCTTCTATGAGCCAGCAAAAGGAAGATTTTGTTACTTCTGTAGAAAATGCCATGCGCTTTTTTGAAGGCACTCCTGCAGCAATTGTTCCAGATAATTTAAAATCTGCAGTAATAAAAAGCAGTCGTTTTGAGCCAACAATTAATGAAACTTTAGCCGACTTAGCGGAACATTACGAAACTACAATCTTGCCAACTAGAGCTTATAAACCTAGAGATAAGTCATTAGTTGAAGGGGCTGTAAAGATATTATACAGAAGAATTTATGTAACACTAAAAGAAACCAAATTCTTTTCTCTAGAAGAATTAAACCAACAGATATGGGATTTATTAGACATTCATAATAATCGAAAACTAACAGGTCGTCCTTACTCACGAAAAGAATTGTTTGTAGAAGATGAGAAACAAAAACTGCGTCCACTACCACAAGAACGCTTTGAAATCAAATATCAATCCTTTGCAACGGTAATGCAAAATGGTCATGTCCAATTAAGTCAAGACAAAAATTATTACAGCGTTCCGTATCAATATGTAAAGAAAAAAACGAAACTCTTGTACACAAGATCAACCGTAGAGATCTATTATAAATACAATCGAATAGCGGTTCATCAGCGAAATTACAAACCTTATGTCTATACCACAACTCCAGAACATTTAGCCAGTTCACATCAGTTTGTAGCTCAGTGGAGTGCTGCTCGATTCATTGATTGGGCAGGTAGTATTGATGAGTCAGTAGGAGAATATATTATGCAGATAATCGAAAGCAGAAACCATCCTGAACAGGCTTATAAAAGTTGTTTAGGAATACTAAACTTTGAAAAAAAGGTTGGTAAGCAGCGATTAATAAATGCCTGTAAACGAGCGCTTGACTTTAGAATTTACAATTTTAAGACCATCCAAAATATTTTAGAAAACAACTTAGATCGTATTGATTTAGAACAGGAACCTGAGCATGAACTTCCGAACCACGGAAACATAAGAGGCAAACAGTATTATAATTAA
- a CDS encoding DNA primase family protein yields the protein MERDNLKKLITNDIVKLENSIEPIQKTTDDILQELLKCIGKIDFQTLAFPESEDIQKQYSILESILLNKGVLSESQQTEFEKLAKKLKTFKLAKKHYLILCIEQLIAIAEANQWGLCKNNGFIYLFNACYWVEIDKECFQFFLGNVALKMGVEKFEGKIHTFKEDLYKQFMADVYLPTPKGKLNCTLINFLNGTLEITPKGRIFREFRQEDFITYQLPFEYDPEATAPLFQKFLDEVLPDKDKQKVLAEYCGYIFIKQSVLKLEKMLLLFGTGANGKSVCFEIVTALFGRENVSNYSLQSLTEEKGFYRAKIANKLVNYATEINGKLETSLFKALVSGEPVEACAKYGQPFTMVDYAKFIFNCNELPKDVEHTNAYFRRFLIINFDVTIPEDKQDKQLSQKIIQNELPGVFNWTLQGLDRVLEQKNFSKCESVDNARSDYEKQSDSVQLFISEMEYKVSATDYILISELFPKYKAFCIEDNYRPVGKSNFIKRLKHYKIEVKKINKGNVAYLTHDNY from the coding sequence ATGGAAAGGGATAATTTAAAAAAGCTAATTACAAACGATATTGTAAAGCTTGAAAACAGCATTGAGCCAATTCAAAAGACAACTGATGACATTTTACAGGAACTTTTAAAGTGTATCGGAAAAATAGACTTTCAAACATTGGCTTTTCCTGAAAGTGAAGATATTCAAAAGCAATATAGCATTTTGGAATCAATTCTTTTAAATAAAGGCGTATTATCCGAAAGTCAGCAAACTGAATTTGAGAAACTTGCTAAAAAGTTAAAAACATTCAAACTTGCTAAAAAACATTACTTAATTCTTTGTATTGAGCAACTCATAGCAATTGCCGAAGCAAATCAATGGGGATTATGCAAGAATAACGGCTTTATTTATTTGTTTAATGCTTGTTATTGGGTTGAAATAGACAAAGAATGTTTTCAATTTTTTTTGGGAAATGTGGCTTTGAAAATGGGAGTTGAAAAATTCGAAGGCAAAATTCACACGTTCAAAGAAGACCTTTATAAACAATTTATGGCAGATGTATATTTGCCTACACCTAAAGGAAAATTAAACTGTACCCTAATTAATTTTTTAAATGGTACACTTGAAATAACACCAAAAGGTAGGATCTTTAGAGAATTTAGACAGGAAGATTTTATAACATACCAGTTACCGTTTGAGTATGATCCTGAAGCCACCGCCCCACTATTTCAAAAGTTTTTAGATGAAGTTTTACCCGACAAAGACAAGCAAAAAGTACTTGCTGAATATTGCGGTTACATTTTCATTAAACAGAGTGTTTTAAAACTTGAAAAAATGTTACTCCTTTTCGGAACTGGCGCCAATGGAAAAAGTGTATGTTTTGAAATAGTTACTGCATTGTTTGGACGTGAAAATGTAAGCAATTATTCATTGCAAAGTTTAACAGAAGAAAAGGGATTTTACCGAGCAAAGATTGCCAACAAGTTAGTAAACTATGCAACGGAAATAAACGGAAAATTGGAAACAAGTTTATTTAAAGCGTTGGTTTCAGGCGAACCCGTTGAAGCCTGTGCAAAGTATGGGCAACCCTTCACAATGGTCGACTACGCAAAGTTTATTTTCAATTGTAATGAACTACCGAAAGATGTAGAACATACAAACGCCTACTTCAGACGGTTTTTGATTATCAATTTTGATGTAACCATTCCCGAAGACAAACAGGATAAACAGCTTTCACAAAAGATAATTCAAAATGAACTCCCTGGTGTGTTTAACTGGACATTGCAAGGACTTGACAGAGTATTGGAGCAAAAGAATTTTAGTAAATGTGAATCGGTGGACAACGCCCGCAGCGATTATGAAAAGCAAAGTGATAGCGTTCAGTTATTCATTAGCGAAATGGAATATAAGGTCTCAGCTACTGATTATATTTTAATTTCCGAATTATTCCCGAAGTATAAAGCATTTTGCATTGAAGACAATTACAGACCAGTTGGGAAATCAAATTTTATCAAACGATTGAAGCATTATAAGATTGAGGTTAAAAAGATTAACAAGGGTAATGTAGCTTATTTAACTCATGATAATTATTGA
- a CDS encoding site-specific integrase — translation MATKVTLRQKPISKGRKSLYLDFYPPITVAGLDKPTRREFLGLYIIDNPKNPLEKLGNKETLLVAEQIRQKRENELTKPEVYNAFEIEQLKAKEKGELSFIAYFEQLMEKRIGKNYDVWFSSLFYLKEFTKGSLKFIDLNEKFCNDYREYLLKTKSRRTGTTNLSQNTAHSYFNKFKATVKQAFKDSLIPIDLNGKIEPIKEADSNRLFLSMEELNQLAKTDCPNPILKQASLFSALTGLRFSDIEKLTWSEVVYKNGQGYFIYFQQKKTKSNEYLPISEQAYTLLGTRKEANHQVFEGLVYSAHQNTVLLKWAMTAGIQKHLTFHSFRHTYAVLQLQAGTDIYTISKMLGHRELKTTQVYAKIVDETKRKATDKIILNFNQNEY, via the coding sequence ATGGCAACTAAAGTAACATTAAGGCAAAAACCTATAAGTAAAGGGCGTAAAAGTTTGTATTTAGATTTTTACCCACCTATTACCGTAGCCGGATTAGACAAACCAACACGAAGAGAGTTTTTAGGTCTTTACATTATAGATAACCCGAAAAATCCATTGGAAAAACTTGGTAATAAGGAAACGTTATTAGTTGCAGAACAGATTAGGCAAAAGCGTGAGAATGAACTAACAAAACCCGAGGTTTATAACGCCTTTGAAATAGAGCAACTAAAAGCTAAAGAAAAAGGAGAACTCTCTTTTATCGCTTATTTTGAGCAACTAATGGAAAAAAGAATTGGCAAAAATTATGATGTGTGGTTTTCATCTTTATTCTATCTAAAAGAATTTACTAAAGGCAGTTTAAAATTTATAGATCTCAACGAAAAATTTTGTAATGATTATAGAGAGTATCTATTAAAAACAAAGAGCCGAAGAACCGGAACTACAAATCTTTCACAAAACACCGCCCACAGTTATTTTAATAAATTCAAAGCAACTGTGAAACAAGCGTTCAAAGACAGTTTAATTCCTATCGATTTAAACGGTAAAATTGAACCTATAAAAGAAGCCGATTCCAATAGATTGTTTTTATCTATGGAAGAACTCAATCAACTGGCAAAAACAGATTGCCCCAACCCTATTCTAAAACAAGCTTCTTTATTTTCAGCACTGACAGGCTTAAGATTTTCTGATATTGAAAAATTAACATGGAGCGAAGTGGTATATAAAAACGGGCAAGGCTATTTTATATATTTCCAACAAAAGAAAACGAAAAGCAATGAGTATTTACCAATTTCCGAACAGGCATACACATTACTTGGAACTCGTAAAGAAGCAAACCATCAAGTTTTTGAGGGATTAGTTTATTCAGCACATCAAAATACTGTATTGTTAAAATGGGCAATGACCGCTGGAATACAAAAGCATTTAACCTTCCATAGCTTCAGACACACCTATGCCGTATTACAGCTTCAAGCAGGTACAGATATTTACACAATTTCAAAAATGTTAGGACACCGGGAGCTAAAAACGACCCAGGTTTATGCCAAAATAGTTGACGAAACCAAACGAAAAGCAACGGATAAAATAATTTTAAATTTTAATCAAAATGAATATTAA
- a CDS encoding helix-turn-helix domain-containing protein has protein sequence MKCTKASSKQKIRNTKIEISNQETKKIKNEPIEKLKEKEFLSVTEVSKLIGCSRQNVYKLINHGKLDATNILEKKTIVKRSDLDKLFEKPQHIPVEAEPIEYDLSECYNLTEIKLKFRISESGIYGLIKKHNIPKIKDWRYVYVPKNIIDKLLT, from the coding sequence ATGAAATGCACTAAAGCATCAAGCAAACAAAAAATCAGAAATACCAAAATTGAAATAAGTAATCAAGAGACTAAAAAAATAAAAAATGAACCAATTGAAAAATTAAAAGAAAAAGAGTTTTTAAGTGTTACTGAGGTCTCTAAATTAATTGGATGTTCCCGCCAGAATGTTTACAAACTTATAAATCACGGAAAATTAGATGCTACAAATATTTTAGAGAAGAAAACTATTGTTAAGCGTTCAGATCTTGATAAACTATTTGAAAAACCTCAACATATTCCTGTAGAAGCAGAACCAATAGAATACGATCTTTCAGAATGCTACAACCTTACAGAAATTAAATTAAAATTCCGAATTTCTGAAAGTGGAATTTACGGTTTGATTAAAAAACACAATATCCCAAAAATAAAGGATTGGCGATATGTGTATGTCCCCAAAAACATCATTGATAAGCTATTAACCTAA
- a CDS encoding TlpA family protein disulfide reductase, with protein sequence MTITKIILIFLCLFFFEYSVEAQKLNIFSSFKDTMLLKTEKIKGFGMMGYGALPLEFSDISKFNDFSIMYPKNINKIRIAYELIDFKPSQYSRLKKNKSEYLTSFLKSYVPQKIDTSNIPKLKDNTFVVLTGEQNGHQIFIVDENNNKDLRDDSIRSYKNLKKIAIQNKPIKVKYNIYNGAKLVEDFGWVIVAENKTNTLSLIISRHLESSFTIGKNTYKVQVINGLPFYRFCFENPIIALVGQNGVYKDSIMEGEKINQGEYLKLENKYYRFDDVSNDGRFIKLVIENNVGSKVGTQVGFIAPTFNCRTIDNDSILSSNYKRKYMLLANVSPCWSEKSSYEYFKELSEAYGSQISILGIDNSPNILEQNIKNLKLNGPFVIADNNPTIKNSYRKDFCSRTCFLINPEGRIIDKFEIDDWKTRLKETIGDKQ encoded by the coding sequence ATGACAATCACTAAGATTATTTTGATTTTTTTATGTCTTTTTTTCTTTGAGTATTCAGTAGAAGCTCAAAAATTAAATATTTTTTCATCATTTAAAGATACAATGTTACTTAAAACAGAAAAGATAAAAGGTTTTGGAATGATGGGTTATGGAGCACTGCCCCTCGAATTTTCAGATATCTCTAAATTTAATGATTTTTCGATAATGTATCCTAAAAACATTAATAAAATAAGAATTGCATATGAATTAATTGATTTTAAGCCTTCTCAGTATAGTCGTTTAAAAAAGAATAAATCAGAATATCTTACTTCTTTTTTGAAAAGCTATGTTCCTCAAAAAATTGATACTTCAAATATTCCAAAACTTAAAGACAATACATTTGTAGTATTGACAGGTGAACAAAATGGGCATCAAATTTTTATTGTCGATGAAAATAACAACAAAGATTTAAGAGATGACTCAATTAGGTCGTATAAAAATCTTAAAAAAATAGCTATTCAGAATAAGCCAATAAAAGTTAAGTACAACATATATAATGGGGCAAAATTGGTTGAGGATTTTGGTTGGGTAATTGTTGCTGAAAATAAGACAAATACGTTATCTCTCATAATTTCACGCCATTTAGAGTCAAGCTTTACTATTGGCAAAAACACTTACAAAGTCCAAGTTATTAACGGATTGCCTTTTTATCGTTTTTGTTTTGAGAATCCCATAATTGCATTGGTTGGTCAAAATGGAGTTTATAAAGACTCCATTATGGAAGGTGAAAAAATAAATCAAGGGGAATATCTAAAATTGGAAAACAAATATTATCGTTTTGATGATGTTTCTAATGATGGTCGCTTTATTAAATTGGTAATTGAAAATAATGTGGGAAGTAAAGTTGGTACTCAGGTAGGTTTTATTGCACCCACGTTTAATTGCCGTACTATTGACAATGATTCAATTTTGTCAAGCAATTATAAAAGGAAATATATGTTGCTTGCAAATGTATCGCCTTGTTGGTCAGAGAAATCTAGTTATGAGTATTTTAAAGAATTAAGTGAAGCTTATGGTTCGCAAATTAGTATTCTTGGAATTGACAACTCTCCAAATATTTTAGAACAAAACATTAAAAATCTTAAACTAAATGGGCCGTTTGTTATAGCTGACAATAATCCTACAATTAAGAATAGTTATAGAAAAGATTTTTGTTCAAGGACTTGCTTTTTAATAAATCCAGAAGGTCGAATTATAGATAAATTTGAAATAGATGATTGGAAAACAAGATTAAAAGAAACAATTGGAGATAAACAATAA
- a CDS encoding DUF1905 domain-containing protein, which produces MNNSKTYTFSAEIFIIGVNPFVFLPDVVLESIFRDANKNKGKIPVKIKIEGHEFIQTLIKYSGHWRLYLNTPMRKMAKKEVGDTANFEIAFDPEERVIPMHPKLSKALKENPEAQNIFDSLRPSLQLEIVRYISFLKTEESIDKNVLRAVKFLLGKERFIGRDKP; this is translated from the coding sequence ATGAATAACAGTAAGACTTATACATTTTCGGCAGAAATATTCATAATAGGTGTGAATCCGTTTGTTTTTTTGCCTGATGTTGTTTTGGAGTCCATTTTTCGTGATGCGAATAAAAACAAAGGAAAAATCCCTGTCAAAATAAAAATTGAAGGGCACGAATTTATCCAAACCTTGATAAAATATAGCGGACATTGGCGATTGTACCTAAACACTCCCATGAGAAAAATGGCTAAAAAAGAAGTTGGAGACACAGCCAACTTTGAAATCGCTTTTGACCCAGAAGAAAGAGTGATTCCCATGCATCCCAAATTAAGCAAAGCTTTAAAGGAAAATCCAGAAGCACAAAATATATTCGACAGTTTGAGGCCTTCGTTACAATTGGAAATCGTTCGGTATATTTCTTTTTTAAAAACAGAAGAATCCATTGATAAAAATGTTTTGAGAGCCGTAAAATTTTTGCTAGGAAAGGAACGGTTTATCGGGAGAGACAAACCTTAG
- the mnmE gene encoding tRNA uridine-5-carboxymethylaminomethyl(34) synthesis GTPase MnmE — protein sequence MIQNDSIVALATPSGAGAIAVIRISGEDAIAIGQSVFRSKKNKDLREQKSHTLHLGNIVDNQKTLDEVLVSVFKGPNSYTGENTIEISCHGSTYIQQQIIQLLLRKGCRMANAGEFTLRAFLNGKLDLSQAEAVADLISSDNEASHQIAMQQMRGGFSNEIAKLREELLNFASLIELELDFAEEDVEFADRTQFHELLNRIEFVLKRLIDSFAVGNVIKNGIPVAIVGEPNVGKSTLLNALLNEERAIVSEIAGTTRDTIEDELVIGGIGFRFIDTAGIRETADVVESIGIKKTFEKIEQAQVVIFLFDGLKFQVSSFEFVSEIEQIKNKYPLKPLIIVVNKKDILSADEVSNITSKLENLNAKLLLISAKEKIGVDDLKNELLSFVNTGALRNNETIVTNTRHYDSLLKALDEIQKVKFGLETNLSSDLMALDIREALYQFGMITGQVTNDELLGNIFANFCIGK from the coding sequence ATGATTCAAAACGACTCCATAGTTGCCTTAGCCACTCCTTCGGGAGCGGGCGCCATTGCTGTAATCCGAATTTCTGGCGAAGATGCCATCGCTATAGGACAGTCTGTTTTTCGATCTAAAAAAAACAAAGATTTAAGGGAACAAAAATCGCATACGCTTCATTTGGGGAATATTGTAGATAATCAAAAAACACTGGACGAGGTTTTGGTTTCTGTTTTCAAAGGACCAAACTCGTATACGGGAGAAAACACTATCGAAATTTCCTGTCACGGTTCTACTTATATTCAACAACAAATTATTCAGTTATTGTTGCGAAAAGGCTGTCGAATGGCCAATGCCGGTGAATTTACCCTTAGAGCTTTCCTGAACGGGAAACTAGATTTGTCGCAAGCTGAGGCTGTAGCCGATTTGATTTCGTCTGACAATGAAGCTTCACACCAAATTGCGATGCAACAAATGCGCGGCGGTTTTTCTAACGAAATTGCCAAACTGCGAGAGGAACTTCTAAATTTTGCTTCACTTATTGAACTTGAACTGGATTTTGCAGAAGAAGACGTAGAATTTGCAGACAGAACTCAATTTCATGAATTATTGAATAGAATAGAATTTGTCCTGAAACGTTTAATTGATTCATTTGCTGTGGGGAATGTTATCAAAAACGGAATTCCGGTGGCAATTGTGGGAGAACCGAATGTGGGAAAATCTACTTTATTGAATGCTCTTTTGAACGAAGAACGAGCCATTGTTTCGGAAATTGCAGGAACAACCCGCGATACCATTGAAGATGAATTAGTGATTGGTGGAATTGGTTTCAGATTCATCGATACTGCAGGTATTCGTGAAACGGCTGATGTCGTGGAAAGCATAGGAATTAAGAAAACCTTCGAAAAAATAGAACAAGCACAAGTGGTTATCTTTCTATTTGATGGTTTAAAATTTCAAGTCTCAAGTTTTGAATTTGTTTCTGAGATTGAACAAATCAAAAATAAATATCCACTAAAACCTTTGATAATTGTAGTAAATAAAAAAGATATATTGTCTGCTGATGAAGTTTCAAACATCACATCAAAGCTTGAAAATCTGAATGCAAAACTGCTATTGATTTCAGCTAAAGAGAAAATTGGTGTTGATGATTTAAAGAATGAATTACTTTCTTTTGTTAACACAGGAGCGCTTCGAAATAATGAAACAATCGTAACTAACACAAGACATTATGACTCTTTATTAAAAGCTTTGGATGAAATACAAAAGGTAAAATTCGGATTGGAAACCAACTTATCTAGTGATTTAATGGCATTGGATATCCGAGAAGCTTTGTACCAATTTGGAATGATCACAGGCCAAGTCACAAATGACGAACTGTTGGGTAATATTTTTGCTAACTTCTGCATCGGAAAGTAA
- a CDS encoding helix-turn-helix domain-containing protein: MELLKFEQLPYVIAELKTEVKEMKNLLLQKVEPQPEADDPKNINEISKLTGFKKNTLYDYCKRNEIPYHKKGNKLFFFKSEILDWIRTGKQKTIKEIQEDANAYLLNNKKGLNYGK, encoded by the coding sequence ATGGAATTACTAAAATTCGAGCAATTACCATATGTAATCGCAGAACTAAAAACCGAGGTTAAAGAAATGAAAAACCTTTTACTCCAAAAGGTAGAACCTCAACCCGAAGCTGATGATCCGAAAAACATCAATGAAATTTCGAAACTAACCGGATTTAAAAAAAACACTCTCTACGATTATTGCAAACGCAATGAAATTCCTTATCACAAAAAAGGAAACAAATTGTTTTTTTTCAAATCTGAAATACTTGATTGGATCCGAACTGGTAAACAAAAAACAATTAAGGAGATCCAGGAAGATGCTAATGCTTATCTATTAAACAATAAAAAAGGCTTAAACTATGGAAAATAA
- the istB gene encoding IS21-like element helper ATPase IstB: MNESTVTKMRQMKLYGMFNAFKTAIESGRTDHYTLDQFVSMIIDAEWDERHNRRIERSIKNAKFHYKSNIENVNFDVSRNLDRNTVLRLAECEFVEKNENILITGSTGVGKSYLGTALGYQACIHGYKVSYFNTSKLFAKLKMAKADGSYLRELAKIERQDVIILDDFGLQALDSQNRITLLEIIEDRHNNGSIIVTSQIPVQGWYDIIGEKTIADAILDRLIHQAHRLELHGESMRKKRGINKE; the protein is encoded by the coding sequence ATGAATGAATCCACAGTAACAAAAATGAGACAAATGAAACTTTACGGAATGTTTAATGCTTTTAAAACAGCGATTGAAAGCGGAAGAACAGACCACTACACACTCGATCAATTTGTATCGATGATTATTGATGCTGAATGGGACGAAAGGCACAATCGTCGTATAGAACGCAGTATAAAGAATGCTAAATTCCATTACAAATCAAATATTGAAAATGTCAATTTTGATGTATCCCGCAATCTTGACCGGAATACAGTTCTTCGTCTGGCAGAATGCGAATTTGTTGAAAAAAATGAAAACATCTTAATCACAGGAAGTACAGGTGTAGGCAAAAGTTATTTAGGTACCGCATTGGGTTACCAAGCCTGTATTCATGGCTATAAAGTAAGCTATTTTAATACTTCGAAGCTGTTTGCTAAATTAAAAATGGCCAAAGCAGATGGTTCTTACCTAAGAGAACTTGCCAAAATTGAAAGGCAAGACGTTATCATACTTGACGATTTTGGACTCCAGGCATTAGATAGTCAAAACCGAATTACACTTTTGGAGATTATTGAAGACAGGCATAATAACGGTTCTATAATTGTTACATCGCAAATTCCTGTACAAGGTTGGTATGATATAATTGGCGAAAAAACTATAGCTGACGCAATTTTGGATAGACTTATACATCAAGCCCACAGACTCGAATTGCATGGGGAATCTATGAGAAAGAAAAGAGGAATAAACAAGGAATAA